A DNA window from Niabella yanshanensis contains the following coding sequences:
- a CDS encoding RagB/SusD family nutrient uptake outer membrane protein, with translation MKIYNHAKLFIGLLIIMVVLLATSGCSKNKFLEETTTTNLNEQTVFSDSAYAMAFLSNIYSDIGFSFSPTRFDNGGLDAASSEADVPKVGVSATSAGFATGSITPATVSGDAWSTCYKQIRAVNQYLKHAATLPFETYLQKRTAAEARFLRAWYYFILVKHYGGVPLVGDTIFNDQDKIAASRNGFEECINYIVSECDAAAKDLPVRQQGLEYGRAGSGACLALKARALLYAASPFFNGPNQFNSGLSNPLRTIVGYANADDNRWKQAADAARMVISLGAFELYNTASDVAGQNIPPFRDLFYRRVNSEYILARMRTGNRDFESCWMPPSRGGDGNGAYPYQELVDAFLMKDGQPITAATSGYNPNRPYDNRDPRLDHTIMHDSSLIVLYTDFIQPIMGQPLKLYFNAGADAVFNRTTTGYYVNKMLKPDIAGNCIHGAERCWPLIRLAEMYLNFAEAENEFAGPTAEVYSAITAIRKRAGITAGTDNSYGLPAGLSKEEMRAVIRNERRIELAFEEHWFWDTRRWLIAETTENATLHGMKVMRENETATPAFEIFNVRKRNFRTAMYLFPIPQSEVAKSDQLLQNPYWSTTAQ, from the coding sequence ATGAAAATATATAATCATGCCAAGCTGTTTATAGGGTTACTTATCATAATGGTAGTGTTACTCGCAACGTCGGGGTGCTCTAAAAATAAATTCCTGGAAGAGACCACAACAACCAACCTTAATGAGCAAACTGTATTTAGCGACAGCGCTTATGCTATGGCATTTCTTAGCAATATTTACTCAGATATTGGCTTTAGCTTTAGCCCTACCCGTTTTGATAACGGAGGTTTGGATGCGGCATCTTCCGAAGCAGATGTGCCCAAAGTGGGCGTTTCCGCAACATCGGCAGGTTTTGCTACCGGTTCTATTACGCCTGCAACAGTAAGCGGCGACGCCTGGAGCACCTGTTATAAACAAATAAGGGCCGTGAATCAGTATCTGAAGCATGCCGCTACGCTGCCTTTCGAAACTTATCTGCAAAAAAGAACCGCTGCAGAGGCCCGGTTTTTACGTGCATGGTATTATTTTATCCTTGTGAAGCATTACGGCGGAGTACCACTGGTAGGCGATACTATTTTCAATGACCAGGATAAAATAGCCGCCAGTCGCAATGGTTTTGAAGAATGCATTAATTATATTGTTTCAGAATGTGATGCCGCTGCAAAAGACCTGCCCGTTCGGCAACAGGGTCTTGAATATGGACGGGCCGGTTCGGGTGCCTGCCTGGCGCTAAAAGCCCGTGCTTTGTTGTATGCGGCCAGTCCTTTTTTTAATGGCCCTAATCAATTCAACTCCGGTTTAAGCAACCCTTTACGCACTATTGTAGGTTATGCCAATGCAGACGATAACAGGTGGAAACAGGCCGCAGATGCCGCAAGAATGGTTATTTCGCTGGGAGCCTTTGAACTGTATAATACTGCCAGTGACGTAGCCGGACAGAACATACCTCCTTTCAGGGATTTATTCTACCGGCGGGTGAACAGTGAGTATATTCTGGCCCGTATGAGAACGGGTAACAGAGACTTTGAAAGCTGTTGGATGCCACCCAGCCGGGGCGGCGACGGAAATGGTGCTTATCCTTACCAGGAACTCGTAGACGCTTTTTTGATGAAGGATGGACAACCCATTACGGCTGCAACATCGGGATATAATCCCAATCGCCCTTACGATAACCGCGATCCGCGGCTCGACCATACCATTATGCACGATTCTTCACTGATCGTTTTATATACAGATTTTATTCAGCCGATTATGGGACAACCCTTGAAATTGTACTTCAATGCAGGTGCAGACGCGGTTTTTAACCGTACTACAACCGGTTATTACGTTAATAAAATGCTGAAACCTGACATAGCCGGGAACTGTATTCATGGAGCAGAGCGCTGCTGGCCACTGATACGCCTGGCAGAAATGTACCTGAATTTTGCTGAGGCTGAAAATGAATTTGCCGGTCCTACAGCAGAAGTGTACAGCGCTATCACAGCAATTAGAAAAAGAGCTGGTATCACAGCCGGAACGGATAACAGTTATGGGCTTCCCGCAGGATTGTCGAAGGAGGAAATGCGCGCTGTTATCAGAAACGAAAGGCGTATAGAATTGGCCTTTGAAGAACACTGGTTTTGGGATACAAGGCGTTGGCTGATCGCCGAAACAACCGAGAATGCAACACTGCATGGAATGAAAGTGATGCGTGAAAATGAAACAGCCACACCGGCTTTTGAAATTTTTAATGTGCGTAAGAGAAATTTCAGAACTGCAATGTATTTATTCCCCATCCCTCAAAGCGAGGTAGCTAAATCTGATCAGCTATTGCAAAATCCTTATTGGAGTACTACTGCCCAGTAA
- a CDS encoding prolipoprotein diacylglyceryl transferase, whose product MYPDLYYLFRELLGIEWPLLHHITTFGLSIALSFVFGMYYLRKNLLLKESLGYFSSRKDTLVDRQKQAKVLPSKALGMIALINTICGIIIGKIFYLLENGQDLQPGLTMFSFSGINYYGALTGMLLSSAFFCYLNNIRPLAVFDAAAPGFLLSYCIGRLGCHISGDGDWGLVNNLPNPISWLPDWLWSYNYPHNLIRQGSIIKYCDWGNYCYVLSNPVWPTSLYEAIICFLLFLLLWRLRGKTYQPGFITGIYLIVSSLERFLIEEIRINPMIGELDITQAQLVSIILAITGVVIIGLLRFSKNRRLT is encoded by the coding sequence TTGTATCCAGATCTATATTATCTTTTCAGAGAGCTGTTGGGAATTGAGTGGCCATTGCTGCATCATATCACCACTTTCGGCCTTTCCATAGCGCTGTCGTTTGTTTTTGGCATGTACTATCTTAGAAAAAATCTGCTGCTCAAGGAAAGCCTGGGATATTTTTCTTCCAGGAAAGACACGCTGGTTGATCGGCAAAAACAAGCTAAAGTGTTACCATCAAAAGCACTGGGTATGATCGCCCTCATCAATACAATTTGCGGAATTATTATCGGTAAGATTTTTTACCTGTTGGAAAATGGTCAGGATCTGCAGCCAGGCTTAACCATGTTTTCCTTTTCGGGGATTAATTATTATGGCGCGCTAACCGGTATGTTACTATCATCGGCATTTTTTTGTTACCTGAATAACATCAGGCCATTGGCTGTTTTTGACGCTGCTGCTCCCGGCTTTCTTCTTTCGTATTGCATCGGTCGGCTGGGTTGTCATATTTCAGGAGACGGCGACTGGGGCCTTGTAAATAATTTACCCAACCCTATAAGCTGGTTGCCCGACTGGTTATGGTCGTACAATTACCCGCATAACCTTATCAGACAGGGTTCCATTATTAAATATTGCGACTGGGGTAATTATTGTTATGTGTTATCCAACCCTGTTTGGCCCACGTCTTTGTATGAAGCTATTATCTGCTTTCTGCTATTTCTGCTACTCTGGCGATTGAGAGGAAAAACATATCAGCCCGGATTCATTACAGGAATCTATTTAATAGTCAGCAGCCTCGAAAGATTTTTAATTGAAGAAATCCGTATAAACCCAATGATAGGAGAATTAGATATAACACAGGCGCAATTGGTAAGCATTATTTTGGCAATAACCGGTGTTGTTATTATTGGCCTCCTTCGTTTTTCAAAAAACCGGCGTTTAACCTAG
- a CDS encoding ROK family protein, translating to MTNAGIRLGADIGGSHIATALIDVVNRGIVPLSASRVSVDSKASAEEIIHCWSGALKTTMQLADQPIDSVGIAMPGPFDYDAGICLMKENDKYEALYGLNIKKILSRDLDMPVQCIHISNDAACFLRGEIMAGIPSNYNTAIGITLGTGLGTSYYKNGEAADADLWCMPFRSGIAEDYISTRWFLSRYHELAHKRLPDVKALSLLHHSCTYARQVFEEFAGNLSAFLALFAQKNNPDIIVIGGNIAKAASFFLPATKAKLSEMGINTPVHTATLGEDALIFGAAL from the coding sequence ATGACAAACGCCGGAATAAGGCTGGGTGCCGATATAGGGGGCTCCCATATTGCCACAGCATTGATAGATGTGGTCAATCGGGGGATTGTGCCGCTTTCGGCTTCAAGAGTAAGCGTCGACTCCAAAGCTTCAGCAGAGGAGATTATCCACTGTTGGAGCGGCGCCTTAAAAACTACGATGCAATTGGCTGACCAACCTATTGACTCCGTAGGGATCGCCATGCCCGGGCCTTTTGATTACGATGCAGGAATATGTTTGATGAAGGAGAATGATAAATATGAAGCGCTCTATGGTCTAAATATAAAGAAGATATTATCCCGGGACCTGGATATGCCCGTTCAATGTATTCATATTTCTAATGATGCGGCTTGTTTTCTCAGGGGCGAAATAATGGCCGGAATACCTTCTAATTATAATACTGCCATAGGTATTACCTTAGGAACCGGCTTGGGGACCTCTTATTATAAAAATGGTGAGGCTGCCGACGCTGATCTTTGGTGCATGCCTTTCAGGAGCGGCATTGCTGAAGATTATATTTCAACGAGGTGGTTTCTCAGCAGGTATCATGAGCTTGCCCATAAGCGTCTGCCTGATGTAAAAGCGCTAAGTCTATTGCATCATAGCTGTACATATGCCCGGCAGGTATTTGAAGAGTTTGCAGGTAACTTATCGGCGTTTTTAGCATTGTTTGCACAAAAGAACAACCCGGATATTATTGTGATAGGAGGTAATATAGCGAAGGCCGCATCTTTTTTTCTCCCGGCTACTAAGGCAAAACTGTCAGAGATGGGTATAAACACGCCGGTACATACGGCAACATTGGGTGAGGATGCATTGATATTTGGCGCGGCGTTGTAA